A window of Lytechinus pictus isolate F3 Inbred chromosome 7, Lp3.0, whole genome shotgun sequence contains these coding sequences:
- the LOC135154701 gene encoding uncharacterized protein LOC135154701, which yields MANFDQFQPDSTQGFDGDYDNDNDFERVDADRPLAMSDNPEEDRYASEQPEAQAQSQVPTADLLGSFGFGDSPDPATAAPDYSSRGGDELGGYVDEPNVPDTTATGSLGDFDHLQEIKQKEKVEEPKPVSQPPKSSPPGAATIAEKPTPSPRSQASQSVGSLIDLSKLDPRGRFILPESIKMRFSSCSLVYWTYLFLVV from the exons ATGGCGAACTTTGATCAGTTCCAGCCCGATTCTACACAGGGATTTGACGGAGATTACGACAACGATAATGATTTCGAAAGGGTAGATGCCGACAGACCCCTGGCAATGAGTGATAACCCGGAGGAGGACCGGTACGCATCGGAGCAACCGGAGGCTCAGGCCCAGTCACAGGTTCCCACTGCAGATCTGTTGGGTTCCTTTGGCTTCGGGGATAGTCCTGATCCTGCGACTGCAGCACCTGACTACTCCAGCCGTGGAGGTGATGAATTGGGTGGGTATGTTGATGAACCTAATGTTCCCGATACAACCGCCACAGGATCTTTGGGAGATTTTGATCATCTTcaggaaatcaaacaaaaggaGAAGGTGGAGGAGCCAAAGCCAGTCTCGCAACCTCCAAAATCATCACCTCCAGGTGCAGCGACAATTGCAGAGAAGCCCACTCCAAGCCCAAGGTCACAGGCTTCGCAGTCAGTAG GTTCCTTGATTGATCTCTCCAAGCTCGACCCAAGAGGTAGATTTATTCTTCCTGAATCTATCAAAATGAGATTCAGTTCTTGTTCTTTAGTGTATTGGActtatttatttcttgttgTTTAA
- the LOC135154703 gene encoding reticulon-1-A-like: MFKFVDLVYWRDLKKSGVVFGSILFVLIALSLFSFISVVAYLLLAALTVTISFRVYKTVLAAVQKSDEGSPFKPYLEIDVTLSEDQIETYSKKAVQKVNVCITSLRHLLLVEDLVDSIKFAVALWLLTYVGAWFNGLTLIILAYIGLFSLPVVYEKYQAQIDDAVGKAQEQINTALNNIKTKIPWLKKKED, encoded by the exons ATGTTCAAAT TCGTAGACCTGGTTTACTGGAGGGACTTGAAGAAGTCTGGTGTGGTCTTTGGCAGTATTCTCTTTGTGTTGATTGCCCTGAGTCTCTTCTCCTTCATCAGTGTGGTTGCCTACTTACTCCTAGCTGCACTCACTGTCACCATCAGCTTCAGAGTCTACAAAACTGTACTTGCCGCTGTGCAGAAGAGCGATGAAGGAAGCCCATTCAA ACCCTACCTAGAGATTGATGTGACATTGTCAGAAGACCAGATTGAGACATACAGCAAGAAAGCTGTTCAGAAAGTCAATGTGTGCATCACGTCGCTCCGACACCTCCTCCTGGTAGAAGATCTTGTAGACTCCATTAAG TTTGCTGTAGCTTTGTGGCTTCTCACCTATGTTGGAGCTTGGTTCAATGGACTTACACTCATCATCCTTG CATACATTGGACTATTTTCCCTGCCCGTTGTCTATGAGAAGTACCAG GCTCAGATTGATGATGCTGTTGGAAAGGCACAGGAGCAGATCAATACAGCTCTGAACAA cATCAAGACCAAGATTCCATGGCTCAAGAAGAAAGAGGACTAA